A window of Vulpes lagopus strain Blue_001 chromosome 21, ASM1834538v1, whole genome shotgun sequence contains these coding sequences:
- the KCNA5 gene encoding potassium voltage-gated channel subfamily A member 5, producing MEIALVPLENGGAMTVRGGGEARAGCGQAVGGELQCPPTAGRGDGPKEREPRERGPPRGADPGARPPPALPRRLPPEDEEGDGDPALGLAEDQAPGSGSGSGSGSGSGPFHHQRVLINISGLRFETQLGTLAQFPDTLLGDPAKRLRYFDPLRNEYFFDRNRPSFDGILYYYQSGGRLRRPVNVSLDVFADEIRFYQLGDEALERFREDEGFIKEEEKPLPRNEFQRQVWLIFEYPESSGSARAIAIVSVLVILISIITFCLETLPEFRDERELLRHPPGPPRPPGPARGTNGSAALAPRSGPTVAPLLPRTLADPFFIVETTCVIWFTFELLVRFFACPSKAEFSRNIMNIIDVVAIFPYFITLGTELAEQQPGGGGGGQNGQQAMSLAILRVIRLVRVFRIFKLSRHSKGLQILGKTLQASMRELGLLIFFLFIGVILFSSAVYFAEADNQETHFSSIPDAFWWAVVTMTTVGYGDMRPVTVGGKIVGSLCAIAGVLTIALPVPVIVSNFNYFYHRETDHEEQAALKEEQGSQSQGTGLDSGGPRKTSWSKGSLCKAGVSLENADGARRGSCPLEKCNLKAKSNVDLRRSLYALCLDTSRETDL from the coding sequence atGGAGATCGCCCTGGTGCCCCTGGAGAACGGCGGGGCCATGACCGTCAGGGGCGGAGGTGAGGCCCGGGCAGGCTGTGGCCAGGCCGTAGGGGGGGAGCTCCAGTGCCCCCCGACGGCTGGGCGCGGCGACGGCCCCAAGGAGCGCGAGCCCAGGGAGCGCGGCCCGCCCAGGGGAGCGGACCCCGGGGCGCGGCCCCCGCCGGCGCTGCCTCGACGGCTGCCCCCGGAGGACGAGGAGGGAGACGGCGACCCCGCCCTGGGCCTGGCGGAGGACCAGGcgccgggctcgggctcgggctcgggctcgggctcgggctcggggccCTTCCACCACCAGCGCGTCCTCATCAACATCTCGGGGCTGCGCTTCGAGACGCAGCTGGGCACCCTGGCGCAGTTCCCCGACACCCTCCTGGGGGACCCGGCCAAGCGCCTGCGCTACTTCGACCCCCTGAGGAACGAGTACTTCTTCGACCGCAACCGGCCCAGCTTCGACGGCATCCTCTACTACTACCAGTCCGGGGGCCGCCTGCGCAGGCCGGTCAACGTCTCGCTGGACGTGTTCGCAGATGAGATCCGCTTCTACCAGCTGGGGGACGAGGCCCTGGAGCGCTTCCGCGAGGACGAGGGCTTCatcaaggaggaggagaagccccTGCCCCGCAACGAGTTCCAGCGCCAGGTGTGGCTTATCTTCGAGTACCCGGAGAGCTCCGGGTCCGCCAGGGCCATCGCGATCGTCTCGGTCTTGGTCATTCTCATCTCCATCATCACCTTCTGCTTGGAGACCTTGCCCGAGTTCAGGGACGAGCGCGAGCTGCTGCGCCATCCCCCGGggcccccccgccctcctgggcCCGCCCGGGGCACCAACGGCAGCGCGGCCCTGGCGCCCCGCTCTGGCCCCACGGTGGCACCTCTCCTGCCGCGGACCCTGGCGGACCCCTTCTTCATCGTAGAGACCACGTGCGTCATCTGGTTCACCTTCGAGCTGCTTGTGCGCTTCTTCGCCTGCCCCAGCAAAGCGGAGTTCTCCCGGAACATCATGAACATCATTGACGTGGTGGCTATCTTCCCCTACTTCATCACCCTGGGCACCGAGCTGGCTGAGCAACAgccaggcgggggagggggtggccagAATGGGCAGCAGGCCATGTCCCTGGCCATCCTCAGAGTGATCCGCCTGGTCCGGGTGTTCCGCATCTTCAAGCTCTCCCGCCACTCCAAGGGGCTGCAGATCCTGGGCAAGACCTTGCAGGCCTCCATGAGGGAGCTGGGCCtgctcatcttcttcctcttcatcgGAGTCATCCTCTTCTCCAGTGCCGTCTACTTCGCAGAGGCTGACAACCAGGAGACCCACTTTTCCAGCATCCCGGACGCCTTCTGGTGGGCAGTCGTCACAATGACCACGGTAGGCTACGGGGACATGAGGCCTGTCACTGTGGGGGGCAAGATCGTGGGCTCGCTGTGCGCCATCGCCGGGGTCCTCACCATCGCCCTGCCTGTGCCCGTCATTGTCTCCAACTTCAACTACTTCTACCACCGGGAGACGGACCACGAGGAGCAGGCCGCTCTGAAGGAAGAGCAGGGCAGCCAGAGCCAGGGGACAGGGCTGGACAGCGGAGGCCCTCGGAAGACCAGCTGGAGCAAGGGGTCCCTGTGCAAGGCTGGAGTGTCCCTGGAGAATGCAGACGGAGCCCGAAGGGGCAGCTGCCCCCTGGAGAAGTGTAACCTCAAGGCCAAAAGCAATGTGGACTTGCGGAGATCCCTCTATGCCCTCTGCCTGGACACGAGTCGGGAAACGGATTTGTAA